A single Proteiniborus sp. DW1 DNA region contains:
- a CDS encoding PTS lactose/cellobiose transporter subunit IIA: MTIEEIVFQIIIHAGNARSKAFDALKNAQEGRFQEAEEFLKDAHEEIGAAHRIQTDIIQKEAGGQKVDITVLFVHAQDHLMTAISEKDLIENMIQLYKRIEKLEKGD, translated from the coding sequence ATGACAATTGAAGAAATAGTATTTCAAATAATAATTCATGCAGGTAATGCAAGATCAAAGGCATTTGATGCTCTGAAAAATGCACAGGAAGGCAGATTCCAAGAAGCAGAAGAATTTTTAAAAGATGCTCATGAAGAAATAGGAGCAGCTCATAGAATACAGACTGATATAATTCAGAAGGAAGCTGGTGGGCAAAAAGTAGATATCACTGTACTTTTTGTTCATGCTCAGGACCATTTAATGACAGCTATTTCTGAAAAAGACCTTATTGAGAACATGATTCAACTTTACAAGCGTATTGAAAAACTAGAAAAGGGGGATTAG
- a CDS encoding 6-phospho-beta-glucosidase, with protein sequence MKGLKIAVIGGGSSYTPELIDGVIKRTQELPVRQIYLVDIEEGKNKLKIVGNLVKRMIKKTGLDIDVNLTLKRAEAIKDADFVLTQLRVGGLAARARDEHIPLKYDVLGQETTGAGGFAKAMRTIPVLLDICKDIEELAPNAWLINFTNPAGLITETILRYTKVKAIGLCNVPIHMVKNTAKLLEVDSSRLQIEFVGLNHLVWGRKVYLDGKDVTMEVIDKLCDGASLTMKNIPDLNWDSNYLKALSMIPCPYHRYFYMTDELIAKMKKELESGEGTRADQVLKVEEELFEMYADESLDTKPTQLEKRGGAYYSDAAVSLISAIYNNKKEIHTVNVRNNGAILNQPDDVVVEINAVIDSNGAHPMTVGKLPPEINGLVSSVKAYELLSVEAGVTGDYNIALKALAAHPLVPSVKIAKLLLDDIIKENKEYLPQFE encoded by the coding sequence ATGAAAGGGCTCAAAATTGCTGTTATTGGAGGTGGTAGCAGTTACACCCCAGAGCTAATAGATGGAGTTATTAAAAGGACGCAGGAATTACCTGTAAGACAAATATATCTTGTAGATATTGAGGAAGGAAAAAATAAGCTAAAGATAGTGGGTAATTTGGTTAAGCGAATGATAAAGAAGACAGGCTTAGATATAGATGTAAATCTTACACTTAAGAGGGCTGAAGCAATTAAAGATGCTGACTTTGTATTGACTCAGTTACGAGTAGGAGGGTTAGCAGCAAGAGCAAGAGATGAGCATATACCACTTAAGTATGATGTATTAGGACAGGAAACTACTGGTGCAGGAGGCTTTGCCAAGGCCATGAGAACTATTCCAGTACTCCTAGACATATGTAAGGATATCGAAGAACTTGCCCCAAATGCATGGCTTATTAACTTTACAAATCCTGCTGGGCTTATTACTGAGACAATACTTAGATATACAAAAGTAAAAGCAATAGGACTTTGCAATGTACCTATACATATGGTGAAAAACACCGCTAAGCTTTTAGAGGTAGATAGCAGCAGATTACAAATAGAGTTTGTAGGATTAAACCATTTAGTTTGGGGAAGGAAGGTTTACTTAGATGGCAAAGATGTCACTATGGAGGTTATAGATAAATTATGTGATGGGGCATCCTTGACTATGAAGAATATTCCAGACCTAAATTGGGATTCAAATTATCTAAAAGCACTATCCATGATACCATGTCCATATCATAGGTATTTCTATATGACTGATGAATTAATCGCTAAAATGAAAAAAGAACTAGAATCAGGTGAAGGTACTAGGGCAGATCAAGTTCTAAAGGTTGAGGAGGAGCTTTTTGAAATGTATGCTGATGAATCATTAGATACTAAGCCTACTCAATTAGAGAAAAGAGGAGGGGCCTACTATTCAGATGCAGCAGTATCTTTAATAAGTGCTATATACAACAATAAGAAAGAAATTCACACCGTAAATGTTAGAAATAATGGAGCTATTCTAAATCAGCCTGATGATGTAGTGGTAGAAATAAATGCAGTTATAGATAGCAACGGAGCCCATCCTATGACTGTAGGAAAGCTTCCACCTGAAATCAATGGTCTTGTAAGCAGCGTAAAAGCTTATGAATTGTTATCAGTAGAAGCAGGGGTTACAGGGGATTATAATATTGCTCTCAAGGCTTTAGCTGCTCATCCATTGGTACCATCTGTGAAGATTGCTAAGTTACTATTGGATGATATCATTAAAGAGAACAAGGAATATCTTCCGCAATTCGAATAA
- a CDS encoding ABC transporter permease — MDAVTKRYNSITLEAKPSIFTAILYIFKREMKIMFRYPSWFISLLIWPVLFPFGYIFTAKALSGTSGKSLEVFAANAGTSDFTTYMIIGTTMWMWINMMLWSFGGSLRQEQMRGTLESNWLCPVPKISLLLGYSVSQLVVSLVYIIVAVLEFKLIYNFDFVGNPLLALLVILLSIPPIYGIGFIFASLVMWAKEANSMVFLVRGIMSIFCGITYPIAVLPNWMSKVSNMIPLTYSIKALRAVVSSGSSINDIKSDIFALIIFGIILMSAGILAFLFTQKKVRDTGSLGHY, encoded by the coding sequence ATGGACGCTGTAACTAAAAGATACAATAGTATAACCCTTGAAGCAAAACCTTCCATATTTACTGCCATATTGTATATCTTTAAAAGGGAAATGAAAATAATGTTTAGGTATCCATCATGGTTTATTTCCTTATTAATATGGCCCGTATTATTTCCTTTTGGATATATATTTACAGCAAAAGCATTGTCAGGAACCAGTGGAAAATCACTTGAAGTATTTGCAGCAAATGCAGGTACCTCCGATTTTACAACATATATGATAATAGGAACTACCATGTGGATGTGGATCAATATGATGCTTTGGTCCTTTGGCGGAAGTCTTAGACAAGAACAGATGAGGGGTACCCTTGAATCAAACTGGCTTTGTCCAGTTCCTAAAATAAGTCTCTTACTAGGATACTCAGTTTCTCAACTAGTAGTAAGCCTAGTCTATATTATAGTTGCTGTTTTAGAGTTTAAACTTATATATAATTTTGATTTTGTAGGAAATCCTCTATTAGCACTTTTAGTAATCCTACTATCTATACCACCAATCTACGGAATTGGGTTTATATTTGCAAGTCTAGTAATGTGGGCAAAAGAGGCTAATTCAATGGTTTTTCTAGTTAGAGGAATAATGTCTATATTTTGCGGAATAACATACCCAATTGCTGTACTCCCAAATTGGATGTCCAAAGTGTCTAACATGATACCTTTAACCTACAGCATAAAAGCTCTCAGGGCAGTGGTATCTTCTGGTTCTAGCATAAACGATATAAAATCAGATATATTTGCCTTAATAATATTTGGAATTATTTTAATGTCAGCAGGAATACTAGCATTTTTATTTACTCAAAAAAAAGTAAGGGATACAGGTTCTTTAGGCCACTACTAA
- the chbG gene encoding chitin disaccharide deacetylase — translation MKKLIINADDFGLTDGCNYGIIYAMKLGVVTSTSIMINMPKASDAIKLAKDNGIEGIGLHLTLTCGEPVSPKEEVPSLINKRGYFYKRRAELFPVMNLNEAEKELRNQILEFKKYDIKLSHLDSHHHIHMYDGVREIVANLAKEYNLPLRQPNLETKELLIELGVQTTDSFSMGFYDEKANINELIDIIDQIPDGSIEIMTHPAIVDRELYDYSSYNKQRLDELKVLTSKELKDWIEANNIKLITYGDLGTA, via the coding sequence TTGAAGAAACTTATAATAAATGCAGATGATTTTGGTCTTACTGATGGCTGTAATTATGGAATTATATATGCCATGAAACTAGGTGTAGTGACTAGTACCTCTATAATGATAAATATGCCTAAAGCCAGTGATGCCATAAAATTAGCAAAGGATAATGGAATTGAGGGAATTGGCTTACATTTAACACTAACCTGCGGGGAGCCAGTATCGCCTAAGGAGGAAGTTCCTTCTTTAATAAATAAGAGAGGGTATTTCTATAAAAGAAGGGCTGAGTTGTTTCCGGTTATGAACCTTAATGAAGCAGAAAAAGAGCTAAGAAATCAAATTTTAGAGTTTAAAAAGTATGATATTAAATTAAGCCATTTAGACAGTCATCACCATATTCACATGTATGATGGAGTTAGAGAAATAGTTGCTAATCTGGCGAAGGAGTATAATTTGCCATTAAGACAGCCCAACCTAGAGACAAAAGAACTATTAATAGAACTTGGAGTACAAACAACAGACTCTTTCTCAATGGGCTTTTATGATGAAAAGGCAAATATTAATGAGCTTATAGATATTATAGACCAAATTCCGGATGGCTCTATTGAGATAATGACACATCCAGCAATAGTAGATAGAGAGCTTTATGATTATAGTAGCTACAATAAACAGAGGCTAGATGAACTAAAAGTACTGACTAGTAAAGAATTAAAAGATTGGATTGAAGCTAATAATATTAAGCTAATTACTTATGGGGATTTGGGGACGGCATAG
- a CDS encoding phosphatase PAP2 family protein → MKFLRRLIAFSDIRIFHICNTKLSCKALDIIMPRITDLGSFIFSGLMPLILIVLNIGRTRALGIEMLAALSFSQVFVQILKRSLTRERPYNILEDIRSFDISLKDYSFPSGHTTASFSMATILVYYLPQFMIVFMLLALLVGFSRIYLAVHYPSDVIVGIILGVTSSIITHAYFINNIYR, encoded by the coding sequence ATGAAGTTTTTGAGAAGACTTATTGCTTTTAGTGATATCAGAATTTTTCATATATGCAATACTAAGCTGAGCTGTAAGGCTTTAGATATAATAATGCCTCGAATAACTGATTTAGGAAGCTTTATTTTTTCAGGACTTATGCCTTTAATATTGATAGTATTAAATATTGGAAGGACTAGGGCTTTAGGGATAGAAATGTTAGCAGCATTATCTTTTAGCCAGGTTTTTGTTCAGATATTAAAAAGATCTTTGACTAGAGAGAGGCCCTACAATATTTTAGAAGATATAAGGTCTTTTGATATATCATTAAAGGACTACTCATTTCCTTCGGGGCATACAACAGCTAGTTTTTCTATGGCTACAATATTAGTCTATTATTTACCTCAGTTTATGATTGTATTTATGTTACTTGCTTTATTAGTTGGTTTTTCAAGGATATATTTAGCTGTACATTATCCTTCTGATGTAATAGTAGGGATAATATTAGGAGTAACATCATCTATTATTACACACGCATATTTTATAAATAATATATATAGGTAA
- the murQ gene encoding N-acetylmuramic acid 6-phosphate etherase, translated as MINELDNLITESINNRTNNIDEKSLSEVLKIINEEDKKVAYAVEKELPNIEKAVEKIIESFKKGGRLFYIGAGTSGRLGTLDAAECPPTFGTPYEQVVGIIAGGRDALICAIEGAEDSMELGEKDLSERELTSDDVVVGIAASGRTPYVIGALKYAKKVGAITVSLSCNEKPLIGEYADISITPIVGPEIITGSTRMKAGTAQKMVLNMLSTASMIGIGKVYGNLMVDVQPTNEKLIQRAKRMVMLATGADKEKVEKTLELSGFNPKIAIVMLKKNCTYEEATKRLKDGDGFIHRALK; from the coding sequence ATGATTAACGAGCTGGATAATCTTATAACAGAATCGATAAACAATAGAACCAATAACATCGATGAAAAAAGCTTGTCCGAAGTACTTAAAATTATCAACGAGGAAGACAAAAAGGTGGCTTATGCAGTAGAAAAGGAACTTCCCAATATTGAAAAAGCTGTAGAAAAAATTATCGAATCATTTAAGAAAGGTGGAAGACTTTTTTATATCGGTGCGGGGACCAGCGGCAGACTTGGGACGCTAGATGCTGCAGAATGTCCTCCTACCTTTGGTACACCTTATGAGCAGGTAGTAGGGATTATCGCAGGTGGTAGAGACGCCCTTATATGCGCCATAGAAGGAGCAGAGGATAGTATGGAACTTGGTGAAAAGGATCTTTCAGAGAGAGAATTAACTAGTGATGATGTGGTAGTAGGCATAGCAGCAAGTGGGAGAACCCCATATGTAATAGGTGCATTAAAATATGCTAAAAAGGTAGGGGCTATCACTGTTTCTCTAAGCTGTAATGAAAAGCCCCTAATTGGAGAATATGCTGATATTTCAATAACTCCAATAGTTGGCCCTGAGATAATTACAGGCTCCACTAGAATGAAGGCAGGTACTGCACAGAAGATGGTTTTAAATATGCTTTCTACAGCATCAATGATTGGTATTGGTAAGGTTTATGGGAACCTTATGGTGGATGTACAGCCTACCAATGAGAAATTAATTCAGAGAGCTAAAAGAATGGTCATGTTGGCAACTGGTGCAGATAAAGAAAAAGTAGAAAAGACATTAGAGTTATCAGGCTTTAATCCAAAGATTGCAATAGTTATGCTAAAGAAGAACTGTACTTATGAGGAAGCTACAAAGAGATTAAAAGATGGAGATGGTTTTATTCATAGAGCATTAAAATAA
- a CDS encoding PTS sugar transporter subunit IIC — MNKFFEFIERVLMPPMTKLSEQRHLRAIRDGIVSTIPLIIVGSFFLIVASPPIPALAELVAPYVGKILFPFRLTVGLMSLYASYGIGYSLSKSYKLDGISGGILAMAAFLLSVIPLNVEGTGWVLPMDNLGGAGMFVAIIMAIFAVEVMRFLQKRNIMVRMPEGVPESVARSFEALIPAAVVLVVVWVVRDMLDFDIHAFIMGIFKPLVYAANTLPGVLVPVFLITLLWASGIHGVSVVGSVARPVWLVLLEENMAAAASGTAVLPNIGPEPFFQWFIWIGGSGATLGLVILLLFSKSKYLKQLGRASLLPGICNINEPIIFGAPIMLNPVLAIPFIIGPIITTIITYAAMYFNIVARPSVLPPWTLPAPIGAYLATGGDWKAFVLVVINILIMTAVYYPFFKVYEKKMVQEEQGAEEAIAE, encoded by the coding sequence ATGAACAAATTTTTTGAATTCATTGAAAGAGTTCTCATGCCTCCAATGACAAAGCTATCAGAGCAAAGGCATTTGAGAGCAATTCGTGATGGTATTGTTTCAACTATACCACTAATTATTGTTGGTAGCTTCTTCCTTATAGTTGCATCTCCACCAATCCCAGCATTAGCTGAACTAGTTGCACCATATGTAGGAAAGATACTATTCCCATTTAGACTTACAGTAGGACTTATGTCATTATATGCTTCATATGGAATTGGTTATAGTTTGTCGAAATCATACAAGCTAGATGGAATATCAGGTGGTATTCTAGCAATGGCTGCATTTTTACTTAGTGTGATTCCACTAAATGTGGAGGGAACTGGATGGGTACTTCCTATGGATAACCTAGGTGGTGCAGGAATGTTTGTAGCAATTATCATGGCAATATTTGCAGTTGAAGTCATGAGATTTTTACAGAAGAGAAACATTATGGTTCGTATGCCCGAAGGAGTACCTGAATCAGTAGCTAGATCATTTGAAGCTTTAATACCAGCAGCAGTTGTACTGGTTGTGGTATGGGTAGTTAGAGATATGTTAGACTTTGACATACATGCTTTTATTATGGGAATATTTAAACCTTTAGTTTATGCAGCAAATACATTACCAGGAGTTTTAGTACCAGTATTTTTAATTACATTACTTTGGGCTTCAGGAATACACGGTGTATCTGTAGTTGGCTCAGTTGCAAGACCAGTTTGGCTAGTCCTATTAGAAGAAAATATGGCTGCTGCTGCAAGTGGTACTGCAGTACTTCCAAATATCGGACCAGAGCCTTTCTTCCAATGGTTTATTTGGATAGGCGGTTCAGGAGCTACTCTAGGGTTAGTAATTTTACTATTATTTTCAAAATCTAAATATTTGAAGCAGCTTGGAAGAGCTAGTTTATTACCTGGAATATGTAATATAAATGAGCCTATAATATTTGGTGCCCCTATTATGCTTAATCCAGTACTTGCTATTCCATTCATTATAGGACCAATAATAACTACTATTATTACTTATGCTGCAATGTACTTCAACATAGTGGCACGTCCATCTGTGCTTCCTCCATGGACTCTCCCTGCGCCAATCGGTGCGTATTTAGCAACAGGTGGAGATTGGAAGGCATTTGTATTGGTAGTTATAAATATTTTAATAATGACTGCAGTTTACTATCCATTCTTCAAAGTTTATGAAAAGAAAATGGTACAAGAAGAACAGGGAGCAGAAGAGGCGATAGCTGAATAG
- a CDS encoding PTS sugar transporter subunit IIB — protein MKRILMVCSGGMSSAIVVKAIEKEAQKHNIELEVKAVGTGEYEDEVKRGWDIVLVAPQVRHRLPVFEQTANELNIPIAVISPQGYSPLGGPILVEQIKKMI, from the coding sequence ATGAAGAGAATACTCATGGTGTGTTCTGGAGGTATGTCAAGTGCAATTGTAGTTAAAGCAATAGAAAAGGAAGCTCAAAAACATAATATTGAGCTTGAAGTAAAAGCAGTAGGAACAGGCGAGTATGAAGATGAGGTAAAAAGGGGGTGGGATATAGTACTTGTTGCACCACAGGTAAGACATCGTTTGCCTGTTTTTGAACAGACAGCTAATGAGTTAAACATACCTATTGCAGTTATTTCTCCTCAGGGCTATAGTCCTTTAGGGGGACCGATATTGGTAGAGCAAATCAAAAAAATGATTTAA
- the anmK gene encoding anhydro-N-acetylmuramic acid kinase AnmK, with amino-acid sequence MNRLINLMNKNRKLVAGLMSGTSVDGIDCAIVEIEGNGLDTQVKLLKYHNHEISKDLRDNILLACSREHSNVELICRLNFQMGEELAKAVLETCELAGLDISSIDLIGSHGQTIYHIPQNSTLQIGEPSVIVERTGVVTIADFRVRDVAVGGHGAPLVPYTEYLLYRSNEKSIVLQNIGGIGNVTVIPKGSTINEVFAFDTGPGNMIIDAIVNMITMGRLKYDYNGDMASKGSVNKELIEELMRHPYIRKSPPKTTGREEFGLDFSRDIYKRYKGKGLSDEDILASVTYFTVCSIADSYRKWIIPQYSIDEVIIGGGGSYNPLLVNMIREELKLTVKTNEDIGLSSDAKEAIAFAILANEAIHGNPSNLLRVTGASKPVVLGKIVY; translated from the coding sequence ATGAATAGGTTAATCAATCTTATGAATAAAAACCGAAAACTTGTAGCTGGTCTCATGTCAGGAACCTCTGTAGATGGTATAGATTGTGCAATAGTTGAGATAGAGGGGAATGGCTTAGATACGCAAGTGAAGCTACTAAAATATCATAATCATGAAATATCTAAGGACTTACGTGATAATATACTGTTAGCTTGCTCGCGAGAGCATTCTAATGTAGAGCTTATTTGCAGATTGAATTTCCAGATGGGTGAAGAGCTTGCCAAGGCAGTGCTGGAAACCTGTGAACTTGCAGGCTTGGATATTTCAAGTATAGATCTAATTGGTTCACACGGTCAGACTATTTACCATATTCCACAAAATAGCACTCTGCAAATAGGTGAGCCTAGTGTAATTGTAGAAAGAACAGGTGTAGTGACTATAGCAGATTTTAGGGTAAGGGACGTGGCAGTAGGAGGACATGGTGCACCTTTAGTTCCATATACAGAATATCTCCTTTATAGAAGCAATGAAAAATCAATAGTTCTTCAAAATATTGGAGGTATAGGAAATGTGACAGTTATACCAAAAGGCTCTACAATAAATGAAGTATTTGCCTTTGACACAGGACCTGGAAACATGATTATAGATGCTATAGTAAATATGATAACTATGGGAAGGCTTAAATATGACTATAATGGGGACATGGCTTCTAAAGGGAGTGTTAATAAAGAACTTATAGAAGAGCTTATGAGACATCCCTATATAAGAAAGAGTCCTCCTAAAACAACTGGAAGAGAAGAGTTTGGACTTGATTTTAGTAGAGACATATATAAGAGATATAAGGGAAAGGGGCTAAGTGATGAAGACATATTAGCTTCTGTAACTTACTTTACTGTTTGTTCAATTGCAGATAGCTACAGAAAGTGGATAATTCCACAGTATAGTATTGATGAAGTAATAATTGGTGGTGGAGGAAGCTACAACCCTTTACTAGTAAACATGATTAGAGAAGAGTTAAAGCTTACAGTAAAGACTAATGAAGATATTGGATTGTCAAGTGATGCAAAAGAAGCTATAGCTTTTGCCATTCTTGCAAATGAGGCTATACATGGTAATCCTAGTAATTTACTTAGGGTTACAGGAGCGAGTAAACCTGTAGTGCTAGGAAAAATAGTATATTAG
- a CDS encoding ABC transporter permease, which produces MDFSKYKNYITAILAITKKDIKIFFRYPVNALFRIVEPIMWITPVYFLAKSFQIGGENVGFGQYTGTTDYMAFLILGSIVGSFVSAVLWGMGFSLKNEMDSGVIESNWLTPIPLWVQLIGRSIFSLFITTLNSLSVAFLVWILFGFNIIASGILPAIVTLIPLIIALYGLGFGIASLVLVTNNANNIIDISNFLINTICGSDFPVVILPRLILTVSLALPLTYGFDAIRGIMLGTNTLLPIHIEQLILVAFMIIGIVLGRYILKKVERYCKTIGNIGFH; this is translated from the coding sequence ATGGATTTTAGTAAATATAAAAATTATATTACGGCTATATTAGCTATTACTAAGAAGGATATCAAAATCTTTTTTAGATATCCTGTAAATGCACTATTTAGGATAGTTGAGCCTATTATGTGGATAACCCCAGTATATTTCTTAGCAAAGTCCTTTCAAATAGGAGGAGAAAATGTAGGCTTTGGACAATATACTGGAACCACTGACTACATGGCATTCCTTATACTAGGCAGCATTGTAGGCAGCTTCGTAAGCGCTGTACTTTGGGGTATGGGCTTTTCACTTAAGAACGAAATGGATTCAGGAGTCATAGAATCAAACTGGTTAACTCCAATTCCATTGTGGGTGCAGCTCATTGGCAGATCTATTTTCTCACTTTTTATTACTACATTAAACTCTCTGTCAGTGGCATTTCTTGTATGGATTTTGTTTGGTTTTAATATAATTGCCAGTGGAATACTTCCAGCTATAGTAACTCTAATTCCTCTAATAATAGCCCTATACGGCTTAGGCTTTGGAATTGCCTCTTTAGTTTTAGTTACTAATAATGCTAACAATATTATAGATATTTCTAATTTTCTTATCAATACAATATGTGGAAGTGATTTCCCAGTAGTTATACTTCCTAGGCTTATTTTAACAGTATCTCTTGCACTTCCTTTAACATATGGCTTTGATGCAATAAGAGGAATAATGCTAGGAACAAACACACTGCTTCCTATTCATATAGAACAGCTGATACTTGTAGCCTTTATGATTATAGGCATAGTTCTTGGTCGCTATATATTAAAAAAAGTAGAAAGATATTGTAAAACAATTGGAAATATAGGCTTTCATTAA
- a CDS encoding ABC transporter ATP-binding protein, producing the protein MSEYAIEVTHLTKEFEVKKKKQSFWKKSKEDKEIFLAVDNINFNVKKGEIFGFLGPNGAGKTTTIKMISTLLRPTSGTVKVNGIDVSRKPLEALKNLGTVLAGERSTYWKLTGRENLKYFAAMNGITGKAADNKVEALLKRFSLDKRADETVEKYSTGMKQRVALAKALIAEPSIVILDEPTSGLDPQSARNLRELILEIKEEGRTILLTTHYMEEADQLSDRIAIIDHGKIIALDTPQNLKKSLNKTNVVVLELNSWNEDMSNTIKNIKSVEKVNSKFNDATQKWEVKAHIQNGHDTISSIISSITSYGTKINNFSTKEPTLEDVFISLTGKSLRE; encoded by the coding sequence ATGTCAGAGTATGCTATTGAAGTAACTCACCTTACAAAAGAATTTGAAGTTAAAAAGAAAAAACAGTCTTTCTGGAAGAAAAGTAAAGAAGATAAGGAAATTTTCCTAGCAGTTGATAATATTAACTTCAATGTTAAAAAAGGCGAAATATTTGGTTTTCTAGGACCTAATGGTGCAGGTAAAACCACTACCATAAAAATGATTTCTACATTATTAAGACCAACATCTGGTACTGTAAAAGTAAATGGTATAGACGTAAGTAGAAAGCCATTAGAAGCATTGAAAAATCTAGGAACAGTATTAGCAGGTGAGCGAAGCACATACTGGAAGCTAACAGGAAGAGAAAATCTCAAATACTTTGCAGCTATGAACGGTATTACAGGAAAGGCTGCTGATAATAAGGTTGAAGCTTTACTTAAAAGATTTAGTTTAGATAAAAGAGCAGACGAAACTGTAGAAAAATATTCAACAGGTATGAAGCAAAGAGTAGCTCTAGCAAAAGCACTAATAGCAGAACCATCTATAGTTATACTTGACGAGCCAACCTCAGGACTAGACCCTCAATCCGCTAGAAATCTAAGAGAACTTATATTGGAAATTAAAGAAGAAGGAAGAACTATTCTTTTGACTACTCACTATATGGAAGAAGCAGACCAACTTAGTGATAGAATAGCTATAATTGACCATGGCAAAATAATAGCTCTAGACACTCCCCAAAACTTAAAGAAAAGCCTTAATAAAACTAATGTAGTAGTGCTTGAACTAAATAGTTGGAATGAAGATATGTCAAACACTATTAAAAATATAAAATCCGTTGAGAAAGTAAACTCAAAATTTAATGATGCAACACAAAAATGGGAGGTTAAAGCCCATATCCAAAATGGTCACGATACTATTAGCAGCATAATTTCTTCCATAACTTCTTACGGTACAAAAATCAATAACTTTAGTACAAAAGAGCCAACTCTTGAAGATGTATTCATAAGTTTAACAGGCAAATCTCTTAGAGAATAG